One genomic region from Falco rusticolus isolate bFalRus1 chromosome 19, bFalRus1.pri, whole genome shotgun sequence encodes:
- the GDF11 gene encoding growth/differentiation factor 11, with the protein MAPVWLCFFALLGAAGGGETQPPASEAACPVCLWRRHSKELRLESIKSQILSKLRLKEAPNITREVVEQLLPKAPPLQQLLDLHDFQGDSLQHDEYLEEDEYHATTETVISMAQETDPVVQIEGNPHCCFFNFSPKIMFTKVVKAQLWVYLRPVQHTSTVYLQILRLKPVTEEGSRHIRIRSLKIDLNSRLGHWQSIDFKHVLQNWFKQPQNNWGIEINAFDPNGNDLAVTSLGPGAEGLHPFMELRVLENNKRSRRNLGLDCDEHSTESRCCRYPLTVDFEAFGWDWIIAPKRYKANYCSGQCEYMFMQKYPHTHLVQQANPRGSAGPCCTPTKMSPINMLYFNDKQQIIYGKIPGMVVDRCGCS; encoded by the exons ATGGCTCCGGTTTGGCTGTGTTTCTTCGCTTtgctgggggcggcgggggggggggaaacgCAACCCCCCGCCTCGGAAGCCGCCTGCCCCGTGTGCCTCTGGCGGCGGCACAGCAAGGAGCTGCGGCTGGAGAGCATCAAGTCGCAGATCCTGAGCAAGCTGCGGCTGAAGGAAGCCCCCAACATCACCCGGGAGGTggtggagcagctgctgcccaaggCCCCgccgctccagcagctcctggacCTCCACGACTTCCAGGGGGACTCGCTGCAGCACGACGAGTACCTGGAGGAGGACGAGTATCACGCCACCACCGAGACCGTCATCAGCATGGCCCAGGAAA cGGACCCGGTGGTGCAGATCGAGGGCAACCCCCATTGCTGCTTCTTCAACTTCAGCCCCAAGATCATGTTCACCAAGGTGGTGAAGGCGCAGCTGTGGGTGTACCTGCGGCCCGTGCAGCACACCTCCACCGTCTACCTGCAGATCCTCCGCCTGAAGCCGGTGACGGAGGAGGGCAGCCGCCACATCCGTATCCGATCGCTCAAGATCGACCTCAACTCCCGCCTGGGTCACTGGCAGAGCATCGACTTCAAGCACGTCCTGCAGAATTGGTTCAAGCAACCGCAGAACAACTGGGGCATCGAGATCAACGCCTTCGACCCCAACGGCAACGACCTGGCCGTCACCTCGCTGGGACCCGGCGCCGAAGGGCTG caccccttcATGGAGCTGCGGGTGCTGGAGAACAACAAGCGCTCGCGGCGCAACCTGGGGCTGGACTGCGACGAGCACTCGACCGAGTCGCGCTGCTGCCGCTACCCCCTCACCGTGGACTTCGAAGCCTTCGGCTGGGACTGGATCATCGCTCCCAAGAGGTACAAAGCCAACTACTGCTCGGGGCAGTGCGAGTACATGTTCATGCAGAAGTACCCCCACACCCACCTGGTGCAACAGGCCAACCCCCGGGGGTCGGCGGGGCCCTGCTGCACCCCCACCAAGATGTCCCCCATCAATATGCTTTACTTCAACGATAAACAACAAATCATCTACGGCAAGATCCCGGGAATGGTGGTTGACAGATGCGGATGCTCCTAG